The region TGTTTGTGAGGACAAACGCGGCTCTAATTGACACGATGATGCGGTGGATTCGGCTTCGTTAGCATCTGGTCGCTAACGTCTGTTTGCTAACCAGTCCGGGCGAACCAGCGTCCTCACGGCACAAAGCGACACGGGCGGCTGTCACCTCGTTAATGGGGGGGAGCGAATGGCGCGGCTTTAAACCATTAAAATGCTCATGTAAACTGCACATGTGCGCGGTGGTGTTTACATGTGACCGCCCGTCACCTGATCGTTGGTGCGACATTAAAGGGACCTTTTAATAATGACACCAGCTTCTGGATTCTGCCCCGTTCTGTCGAGCTCTGGAGGCCCAGTGTTGTGGTCCACCTGTGCACCACATCATCCTGACGGCGGAGATGACTGGGCTGAATAAGCCAGCTGCTCCCCCCGcgtccactcccccccccccctcagctgctggagctttcCACTGGAAATGAAAAGGCTTCGTCACAGTCCTCCTGCACGTCTGGATTACATAAGTGGGGAAATAACACGTCGGCAGCCAGTTTGCTCCCAGCTGGCTTCTTCTCCACCTGTGCACCGTTCTAGCTGCGGCACCTTCAGCCCGGGAGCTGGACCTGGCCCCACACAGATGAGGCGACGCTTTAGACACGTCCTGGGACACGGGACCTGCTTAAAGGTGGAAGAATCTGCCGGGAGCGTCAGCGCCGTTCCAAGGCGGGCCCTGTTTGTTTAAGCTGCAGCCGCTGGTTTACATTGTAACTCCACAAGAACAACAGGCGGCCTTCTGAACCCAGCGCTTCCTGCCGGCCCGGAGCTCCGTCGTCGGCATCCTGTCGCGTCAGGGATGCAGCCATCCCACCGTGGACCCGAGGAACACGTGGCGGCTCACCTCTGGCAGACTCCCGCATGTTTCCCACTGTCCCAAAACACAGTCCCTCATCTGCTCTCACACACTCGGAGGATTTGTTGTAAGAAGAACCAAAACGCCACCTGTCATTGACCCCCGTCTGTCTTCTTGTTGTGTTGCAGCCTCGCATTTGGGACTCTCTATCCAGCGTACTCCTCATACAAGGCCGTCAAAACGAAGAACGTTAAAGAATATGTGAGTATGACGCGCCGGGCTAGGCTGCGTTTTCCCACCCGTCGTCCACCGCTTCACTTCCTTCTGCTCTTGGCTGTGTTTGCCCCCAAAAAGGAGCAGAATTGGGTCAGCGTGCATCCAGCTTAGTCTGGCTTAAGGTTTGCACCACTACAGGGAGCATCCGCTGGTCCAAATGTCTATTGATGACCGTGTAATGGATCATTTATAGCTGATGACTGCAGCAGTAACACTGCTAGTTGCGTAACTGCCCGATGGGCTGCACGCCGCAGCGTTTAGCGCTGCACGCCGCAGCGTTTAGTGGCTGTAACGCTGAGATATCGGCTTTAAACGAACATCGTCTTGATCGAATCCGTTTTTTCTGAACGCGGAGCCGCCCGCTCCCTCGATACCAGCGTGATTCACGTATTGGAATTTTCTAGTCATGACCCGACCGTTTGAACGGGGGAAGTTTGCGATCTGGTATCGCAGCAGGACAAACGGGTCCCGTTAACGGGTGATTGTTTGAGAGGGAGCCCCTGCGGCGGCGCAGGAGGAGCATCGAGCTGCTCTCTTCGTGTCCTGAGATGAGGTCCCCCTCGGACAGTTAAGAGGCGAGGGGTCCAGAAGGATTAGACAGAAGGGTGGAAACGGTCTCCTGGcaggctgccatggcaacgcccCTCTTACAACTTCGGAAACCACGGAGGCTGAGAGAGTGGAGGAGGCCATTTTTTAGCGCTGATGTTTTTAtccccttttcttccctttgaCTCATTTATAATGAGCAGAATGATTCAGCTGCTTCTGCGCCGTCTCCTTCCGATCCGATGCGTCCAGATCTTTGAATATTGGCGTTTCCCTGAGAGCTAAAGCATGTGGTCGCTCCGCCCAGACGGTGCCCTACATTCCCTTTGTCTCCAGGAGGTTCGCTCTGTACGCTGATGCGCTCTGACATATGTAGCGTCCTGTATTAGCATGTGCGCCCCACGTGTCTCGGCACATGCACGCCGGGCGCTCTGGGCTTTCATGTTCTATTTCTGTGTTGTCTcactctctgtgtgtgtgtgtgtgtgtgtgtgtgtgtgtgtgtgtccaggtgaaGTGGATGATGTACTGGATAGTGTTTGCGTTGTTCACAACAGCTGAGACGGCCACAGACTTGTTCCTATCATGGTGAGTCACGAGCTGCTTGTTACTCTGCGTCTATGTGGGGGCTGAGCTAACTGAACAGTCttgtgagaccccccccccccccttgaaaTGGGGATCAACTTTAAAGTAACCCAAGAAGGTGTTtaaggctccagcagcagaggctgaaCACAACTGTTGTCAATAAGTCTCCATGGGCTCGGCCATGACTGTCCGCCCCCACCGGGACTCTTTGGAAGGGTTGTTCAGTTTCCCAGGGTGCAACACGTGAAAATGCTCTGCAGACGCTCCCATGAATCTTCTCGTCGCTCAGGTTTCCATTTTACTTTGAGCTGAAGATCGCCTTTGTGATCTGGCTGCTGTCTCCGTACACTAAGGGCTCCAGCGTCCTCTACCGCAAGTTTGTCCACCCAACCCTGTCCAACAAAGAGAAGGTAGGACCCAGCTTCACCTGGTTCTCACGTCTGTCCCGGCTTTCACTGGCCTCTGATGTGGCTCCGTTGCCTCCTTCCTCCGTGCTGCAGGAGATAGACGAGTACATCGCACAGGCCAAAGACAGGAGCTATGAAACCATGATGAGGTTTGGGAAGAGGGGCCTCAACCTGGCTGCTAACGCGGCAGTGACAGCAGCCAGCAAGGTGGGTCGCCGACTCATTCCAGACCTCTGTAGACGCctcagatgagatgagatgcaGCCGGGCTGCTTCAGTGTCCCCTGAGGGCTCATGTGTGGTTCATCAGGAGGTTTAAGATTAAAATGCTCTTTAACACGTGGTCTTTTGGgtgttcagggtcagggggtgCTCTCGGACAAGCTGCGGAGTTTCAGCATGCAGGACCTGACCCTCATCAACGCCGACGACGAGCTGGGTCTCCACACGTCGGAGCCTCGCGTGAGACGGGAGCCTGCGGACGACATGAGCTCGGGGGCCAGCACGCTGCCCCGGGCCAGGAGCACAGCTGGGCGGCAGAGTAAGACTTCTGAAATGTGACACGTCATcgcccccagcccccccccctgtccGCCCACATCTGCGAATATATTCTGTACATGCGTGTAAAACAAGAGCTTTATTTCTCTATTCGTCTGAGAGGCCGGGTCTGGTCGGGACAAATGGAGTCTTGTGATGTCAAAGTTTGCAGGGTGGCTGTgggaggaatggggggggggtgtctttagCTGGGGGTGAAAGCATGTGACTCCTGTAGGAGGACGGCGTGTGCTCGGCTGCCAGCTGGCTGGGTGTGTGGGACGAGGTGTGAGCGGAATACAGAGGGCAGCTAGCTGTGGGTGAAGGGGTGATGTGGCACATTTAAATGTCTGCAAACAGAGAAGCACCAAACAATAATACAGTGAGTTGTGCATGGAGAGGCTCTTTTAAATGGCAGTGACCAGACACTGTAAATAGAGGTGGAGATGAGCTGGGCTCCAGGATGAGGGTAGGTACAGGATGTGTTTGGCCCTAACCTCATGTAATCGCAGCGCCACACCTTCCAGTCGCTgaccatgttttttttgttttttttgttattttgtttggcTTACTCCTGCAGCTCGCTCCCTGGCGGCCAATTCGCTCGCTGACGACGCCTCCTCCCAACACGGCTCTGACCAATCGGACACGAGGACCGAACACTCCGATGAGGATGTGGTGGAGAAAGCAGCCAAACGTGGCAGCACTGCCAAAACTACCAAGAAAACTGCCACAGTCAAGAcggaggtacacacacacacacacacacacacactgtcatgCCAGCGCTGGGGTCCGTTAGTGTTTCGTAGAGCTGGACTTTTAGTGTTTAATATCCGGGCTAAAACTTTACAACtttgtgctgcttctgtttctccTTTTGGAGACGGGACCTTGACCAAATTCATTCCATTCAGAGTGTCCTCAGGTTAACCTCCacttattttttccttttcttaatGGCTTCTGATCAAGTCTGTGCATGACGGTCCAGCTGAAACACTGCCGGGAGAGTCGATATCcccctgttttctttctcctcccttttGTTGTTTAACCAGCCATTAATGACTCTTCGCCTTCTCCCTTTTCCCCACTACAAGACTCAAACTAAGCCGGTGAAGAAGCCagcaaagaaaaagagcagCGCCAACACCGCTGAGACGCCCCCGTGAGGCCAGAGCAAGGCTTCCATCAGCCTGACCCCCGCTGCACCCACGGCCAGCGGGGGCTCCTTCCTCTGTggtctctacacacacacactattcacTGTATATATCAAGCACTGATCATGTGTCACTCTTGCTGGCTTGTTTATTGTGATTCATCTCATCTCTGATTTAAGCGTTAAGGCTTActcttactttttttttttttttttgaagtctTATTGTGTAATCCTCTTCAGGTTTTCTTTCTGGATTTTAATCCTCTGACCCACATGAAGGTCCTTATATTTGGTGAGAACATAAGCTGGTCTTGTGTGGTTTTTCCAGCCTTATTGAGCTTCCTAATTCATGTTCTGCTTCAGGTATTGTGAGTTTTCCATTGGGGCTGTGTTTCGTTTAGCTCTCCTCACTAAACCAGGCTGCTCCTGTGACGATTTATTTAAAACGGTGTGACTCTGTGTAGATATCAGAGGcctgcactcacacatgcacagtcgCCTCAGTATTGGCAGGATGGGATTGGATGGCTGCATTTATTTTCTGCTGTGGACTGAATCCCCCTTTTGGCTTCCGGGTTCTTATGCTGGTAGCCTGATGTGTGAATGCAGGGGGAGGCCCTCCAGAGCAGTGGCTTGCTGGTAACCAGCATTTACCTGGAAGAATACCACCTGCAGGGACCAGTTTAAGCTGTCTTCCAacagcagagatgaggcaatGTGAAAGAAGTGGGTAACGGTGTGTGTGCTCCACCTCTTTCTGACACCCACTGGACAATCTCCAACATGTGGGAATAGAACTCCTGCAGGAAATATGTATGAGCACACGGACAGTTCCCGATGATGCGTTTATTTTAAAGGCTCCCTTCattcagagacacacacacgcaccttcTTTTGTTATAAGACTGGATTTGTCTCTGCTTGGACGTAATTCGTCCCTTACATTTCCGGGCCTCTGTATACCTCTGAGTGAGTCGGGCTCTGTGATGCTCAGACCTCACCTTTGGTAACGATCATCCGCTCCTGATGATTTGTTTAcatttggctttgtttttgtAGACACCACCCATGTTTTTGCTCATCATTACACCAGTAACAGCGATTGCTTGTGTATCCAGcattatttatgtgtgtgcacattGGAGTCTATACCGGTATATCCTCCCCTGTAAATCATCTGGGACATAAAGCCAGGTTAGCAATTATTAAGCGGACAGGAGAGTCGCAGTGTCATCTCTGCTGTTTGAGAGCTCAAGTGAGACCAGGCTGTGGGTGAGACTGGACTTTGGCTCCTCTGGttgcctgctgctgcagccatccTGGGACAGAGGACCTATTGAACTGTGTGCAGTGCAGCTTTGCGCCAATAGGGGGCGACAAACCCACACCTCCGCCGAGTTAACGTGTAAACAGGATGTATATAATTAACTGTACAATAGTATGAGCTTTGCTTGCCTTATTGATTCTCTGGGCTTACACGTAATTAATGTTATCATTTGtgcttttatcttttatttgtttttttttctcatctggATGTTTTAGAAACCAGATAAAAACGTTGGCTTTCTCAGATTTAggtgattattttattaatgaCATGTTTTTATTATTCTCAAGTGTATCAGTCAAGTCTTGGTTAGTAATTTGGCTTCTTAAAGAAgaaaatttgatttttaaaacgGATTCAAGTTCAAAGCATTTGTCCTGTTAGGATGGAAACATATATTGTGTTCTGGACATCTTTACATATTATCTTAATTGAATTGTATAGGGATGTTCATCTGTGTATTTGTGCCAATACTCAAAGCTCATTGGATAACTGTGTGTGCAGAGATGACACTAACATGTCATTTATCAGAAATAAAAGCCactaataaagaaaatgaaatcagCGTCTTACTGttgaaagcagagaaagtgaTTTTAATGAACCTGtgatttcaatttaaaattgtGAAGAGGATTATGACCCAAGTGAAACTGCCTAAACGGGAActgaagctcacacacacacattaatctgAGCACGTGTGTCCTCACCTGACGTCGTCATCGGCCACACCCACCGCGGGGGCCGGAAGTGTTCAGGTTTGTCGAGCCCCGGCCTTTTCCCGTTGTGGAatgcagcagaggtgtgtggACAATGGAGCTAATTCACACCCTGTTCCCTCCAGGCGTCGCTCTCCTGCCTCACTGAACAGGATCACGGATGTTGGTACACACCTGTGTTGGTTCCTAACCAGAATGCACTGCGCTGC is a window of Takifugu rubripes chromosome 14, fTakRub1.2, whole genome shotgun sequence DNA encoding:
- the reep2 gene encoding receptor expression-enhancing protein 2, giving the protein MVSWIISRVVVLAFGTLYPAYSSYKAVKTKNVKEYVKWMMYWIVFALFTTAETATDLFLSWFPFYFELKIAFVIWLLSPYTKGSSVLYRKFVHPTLSNKEKEIDEYIAQAKDRSYETMMRFGKRGLNLAANAAVTAASKGQGVLSDKLRSFSMQDLTLINADDELGLHTSEPRVRREPADDMSSGASTLPRARSTAGRQTRSLAANSLADDASSQHGSDQSDTRTEHSDEDVVEKAAKRGSTAKTTKKTATVKTETQTKPVKKPAKKKSSANTAETPP